In the genome of Oryzias melastigma strain HK-1 linkage group LG19, ASM292280v2, whole genome shotgun sequence, the window GAACCTGTTACCATTTTGTTATAGAGGCTGACCACTCCACCTCAGCAAGGTTTTCCTGCGGGAAAACTAAGCCAGTTGATCAGAACTTCAATGAGTATCATctgttgactgtataagagaactggacagagtgactcctcccccttgccttttaaacaggaagtgctggttccaagaagttaAAATCCTGAAGAATTCTATAGAGAAATGACTCAGTCATTCTAATTGTTAGAGTTGCAATTTTCAATTCAGGATGTTTTTTGGTGTGCGATTGatctgggtaaaaaaaaagaaagaaaaaaatacagaaagcaGCTATATTCATAATGAATTGTGTTCATTGTGTTGTGTGAAGCCATGCACCAAGTTAGTATTTCCTCCTTAAAGAGCTGATCCATGTTGAGATCTAACAGGAGAGCGGTCTGAATTTTTAATACCCTCCCCACCCCCCAGCTGCCCTCCTGCCATGTTTCCAGCCATTGTGACATTGCTGTTTGGATCATGTGCAATTGCTCTGCAGCAACTTGAAGCTAATATGATCAAACACACCACCCAGCACTCTGCTCTGGAGGTACAGTACCACGGGATAGCAAGGATAACGGGGGGGAGGGGGTAGAATGGAGCGAGTCCATGTGTGTTTTGAAGGTTGCAGCACCGCCAGATGTCTGCTTCTGTCCTAAAGCCCAAAGCAGCAGCCGTCAGTACCCATAACTGCACGGGGAGCACCCTCGATGACAACAAGACATCATCTGCAAACGCTACAATTACCCCCTGTCACTGGCTGAGACTCCGTTAATTACACAAACCATTTCATTCAAGATGGCGCGCTTGGCCGCCAGCCTAGAAATCTATCATTCTTGTTGGATCCATAAACAGGTTAATCAGGTTAGTCATAAGTTAATACAGGTGACTTAAAGCTACAGGGACGGAGTTGGATGCAGGCCAAGGAGCGAGCTGCACTCCAATCTGCNNNNNNNNNNNNNNNNNNNNNNNNNNNNNNNNNNNNNNNNNNNATCCTGTTTGTCTTCCTTTCCTGCATGTCTTTCAGTGCTCCAGCTGAGCAATTATCCcgctccagacatgtaaatatCAAACGATGATTTCCGATGAGAAGCGAGTCAGCGCTTGCTGCTGGACGAGGAGCTGGAGCGCCACATGTTGCTTTGGTTCAACAGTTACTGGTCTGCACTTTAGTTACTcagcaaaacaaaatttcagCTTTTCCACAAACAATACAATAACTCAAACCTTCATTCTGTCACATGTGGGCTCACTGTCAGTTCAGTGTGGCACATTTTccgacttaaaaaaaaacacaagttttatcAATTTAACTCAGGTTGCAAGGACGCTCTGTTATTATGCTAATATGATAAAGTCATTTGGAAATACCCCTGATACACTCCCTACTCAGATTTATGTTTACATTCCCTCAGGATAAAGTATGTGGCAGACGGGGAAAGACATAATTTATCCACCTTTTTATTTACCACTCACAGCGTGCAGTGTGGGGATTTCTGCTGTGTTCTACTCATTACGGCACATATCTCCCTCGGGGCTTTGACGGCAGGAACATGCCTGTTTTGGCATGCTGGAAAAATGCTAATTAGGGCAAAAAAGTTGaactttaaatcagtttttacaATCAAGTAAATTCAGattgaaatttttaatttttatttaacactttcttttttactgcAAGTTAAATTTGTAGTTGGATTTTGAAGTATTACATTACTTTTATTCAGACAGTCTTGCAGTAAAAGACAAGCAACAAGGAGCGGTGATCAAAAAGTCCTGTTGccattttgtgttaaaataactATTGCATAAAGAGCATGCTAACACGTCACCTAAACTCTTTAAATCACTTCAAACGAGTAAATATGTTGAATTCTTAATGCAACAATTTCACCAATCCAGGCACAAGACTGAGCAGAACTTCTTCTATTCCTACAGCGACCTCAAGCAGAtgatgttaacttttttttttttcaattcatatataagtcgcacctgaAATATGTTACATTAATTGCTGCAATCACAAAGTTAAAATGGTAACTTCATAGTCATTTTAACCATTAGAAAGAATAAAAGAGAGAAGGGTTCTGATTCTTCTCCAGCTGCAGGATCATTTGTTTTCTCAAAGTCAAGTCCCGACAAGTTTTTAAAGCTGCACACAGTAAATTAGAAGATATTTCGTTATCATATTTCTCTAAATACTTTTATGCTGCAACTTGAACTGATTTATGGTGCTGATAAGTGAATGATCGAGCTGCATCAGAACTTCCTCTGATGATAGTCTGCAGGAACACACATGCACggataaagaaacattttcagtcaGAACTTCACATACAAGCTCTTTGCTTATAGACAGGTTTGTGAAAACATCACCTCTGGTGTGGTGAACAAAAGTCCTGTTAATACACAGAGGTGTTTCAGGACCTTTTAACAATCATTCCAGGAGGTGTATCTCATTATGAGCCAGAAGGAAACACTGGTTCTTTTTACGGGGAGTGAGGGTGTGGGCAACAGGGAGAGGGGCATTTCCGATAAGCAAACAGCAGACCCACCGCTATACCAGCTTCCATACCTCCCACACAGCCATGGGTCACGTGAAACCACACAGACCCCCCACTTCCACAACCGCAGAGCTACTCTCAACCTAAACGGTTAAGAGAAAAATACATGCTGTGTATGACAAGGCAGGCCTACCTTTAAATCGCTTTActctttatttgaaacaatTGAAATCAAATGCAGGAACAAATGCgaaagaagacattttattcccattaaaacaaatgtttgaatatGAAAAATGGCGCATACAGGTTACCAGTATTTTggcctaagttagctaaaaaaaaatactaaactaACTATAATATactccagttttgttttttcctttttgtgtttttagtcaAACGTTAACACTAATTAAAGTCGGTATTGTCAATTTCAGTACATTGGTTCttcttttaaagacttttttttgcacGTTTGTGTCATTAATaatagtttttaagtttttaatttggttctaagcatatttaaatattaaatcctTAACTTTAGAAGTGAGACATATTTTAAGTGATTCAAAAGACATTAAAACTGAACggcaaaagaaaagtttatgtCCCCCAAACAGTATTTATTATATAAACGTTTTTTTCTATAGTTAATATAAATCTTAAGCTTTGAAATGAACCCTAAcaatgttgaaaatgtttcgTGAAAAATACTGACCTTAATTTTCTCTCTTGCTAACTGtagaaagaaaagggaaaacgAAGAAAAGCATGCTTTCCACtcgctagcattagcatgctaacagAGAAGATAACAGGTGTTACTAATTACACTAATTAAGGCTCAGCATCTGAAATACTATTccacacaaaaaatactttctcaGAAGTTTGATAATATGACAAATGAGGATTTAAAAATGCTGGATCAGAGAAATCAAAGAAGTAAAAGTTTGATTCTTTGGAATCAGTGCACTTTGAGTTATATTAAAGGAAGCCACcacatgcttttttaaacaagaaatcCAAACTGATatgaaaatatttgcattattgcacacaaatatttaaaaaaatgacatttacaaacatttcatgGGTGTAGAGGTCCGCCAAATGagcaaaataaagcattaaGTCACTAACTACAAGAATGTTTTTGGTAATTTGTCTTTCATCCTTCAACTAATTAAAAgtaacatgagaaaaatacatcagatatttataaaattgtactattttattaaattgcTTAGTTTTGTTACACCCCAAAACAGCTTATCGATCCTCCCCTTTTGTTAATAATGGTTTAGTACAACTTCCTGAAGACCCAGGAAATGACATCAGTGAATGTTTTCCCCACTCACACTATAAAGAAAGATATGTGTTAGCATACTTTCTTAACTATGTTTCTATGTCAACCACAGCTTTTCAACTCTGCTACATGCAAAAAtgatatttgcttttgtttagggaaaatatatattttttttgttttcctcatagCATACAATGCTCCATATCCTAGCTACATGTGGctacttttagctaaaatcttcAACCCTGTaacaaaaacactgttaaaACACACCACGAACATGCTGAACTTGGGGGTTTTAAACGCACACTAGTGCACGTAAACACAGTTGGGTGAAGTTTTtatgtgaaatgtcaaagtgctGCAAATCTTACTCCAATCTTTGTCTCCACAGCTCTAATCAGATATGTGAAAGATTTGGTTTCATACCATCCTAGTCGGCCCAAACCACAATTATAAGTGTCTCCTCCTTGATCAACTTTTCAAACCATGTATTGAAAAGGACACAAACCATTGCTGCAGGTTTTGAATGTAAAGcccaaaaactgacaaaaaaaattacatagcAATGCATGAATATAGGAGTTCTGGATGCAAAACGTGCACAAACAGGggtttacaaagacttttcattgaaaagggTCGGTTGAAAGTGCGTATCTGAGCTTGGCGTGAAAGTAGCATCACAGGGTTAAATAACAGGGCTGAAGGTTGAACTTATCGAATAATCTAGAATCAAATAAACGatgcttaaaataaattgtattgcACAAAGGGCAGCTGGAAAAATTCTCTTCAATAAGTTTTACAGTTATAATCACACAGAAGTCAGACTGTCTTATTATGAGGTTGAATTTAAAACAGTCACAAAGTAGTTTCAAATAATTTGGAGGATTTCGTGCCTAGAAtgggaaaaaatacaatattctGGGAGGTTcaaatagatatttttaaagaaccatATAACTTCAAGTCCAGCAAATTTAGAAATgactcagaaataaaattaattaaagtagCTTCAACTTTTATACTTgagccacaaaaacacaagaataaaaaattaaaaaaagtaatgttacCATTCTGAACaggtaaataatatttttgaatagGCATAGTAAAAATGCTCTTATTTACTTAAATCTTACACTTTTAAAAGACTCCCTTctgatattttttcagtttttctgctaCAATCTTGTtatagttaataaaaaaatagatatttacaatttatttctagagtttatatttaaagtaatttctaAAGGAAATCCAGACTAAACAACAAAGACACAGAATATtggtaaaatatatatgtatttatttatttcctcttACAAAGAAATCTTATGAATGCTCAATATTTATTCATCCAGAAACATCTGTACCCTTTTTTCTCTTGAACAGTGTAAAATTAATTACTTTGATGTACATACCACAAAATACTTGATTTACACGTTTTTCCCAGTTTTGTATATACAGATCAGCTTGTATCCGTGTCATATGTGGATAAGACAAGAAAACACACGAGTTCTCAGAACAGGTTGAATAAAACTCAACCATAGCCAGAGCAGCATCATAGAACGATCCATGTGTGCAacaattttttgaatttttgacaATTCTCTTGGAAATATGACCAGAATTCAAATGCAGTCGTcccataaaattaaaaaaaatcctttagaaTGTAAAAACTTGATAAAAGAGGTCACCAATAAATGCCATTTCAAATCAAGCATTGCACAAAGGAGAGAGGCAGGAAGAtaaaggctttttctttccagAAATCTCAGCAAAGAatcacacattaaaagaaaagttggaCTGCCTCCATCTCCCTGCTGACAACTGTTAAATTGAAGTTTAATCAGGCAGTTCATTCCAACTTGAAAGCAAGAAAAATAGGATTGCTCTTTATCTATCTTTTATGACACGAACCGGCTAATTATGTTGAGCTGGTAAAGAGgcacagcattttttttttactttaggaaaACTAGTCACAGTTTTATAGATCACCCTCTGCAAGCTTCATTTACATTCTGCGTCAACACATCTCTGGATGTTGATAATCCTCTTGCCATTATGCTGCCTGCGTTCATGTAATGGCCACCCCGCAGATCATGCATAGCACAGTGTCACACAGAACTTCTGTTCTGTGCTTTTGTTAGTGGGTTTTCCGCTCACCGCAGAGACGTTGGACGTCAAAGCGCGACGGTCCGCATACCGTCCCTCCTGCATATCGAGAATTCAAGTACAAAAACGAGAAAAGCAATTACAGGTCGCAGGAAAGACAGGAAAGTATGGAGTTCGATCTGTTGGAACATGAGACACCTTAGTTAATTTCTTTTTGGCAAAAAGCAGAGATTTGAAATCTGTGGTTGAAAGGTGAATGTGGTGAGGATGAGTAAGGCATAAATGATAAAAGCCATGAATGAGGACTTATAGTTGGCTAAATCCAGCTTAGGGCTATTTATGAAGAGATctgagagttaaaaaaaacttttgtttttttctttaatttctacAGACTACAATATTAGACAGGTTTGGGTGGACTGAGAAGCTCCATTTTATTAAGGTGAAATCTTTTTGCttctttatgctaatttttGAGGCCAATGAAGGTTCTTATTCATCCGAGTGTTGTCTTGAAGTTGGGACAAGGTAACGGGACTTTAAATCTTATTCcttgaaacatttttggggttgaCATCCTTTGCCTCTGACAAAAAGTTAACCCTTGAACAGTATTGCCGggtgattttcaatatgttgtatttttctgagtgtctttggtccctgggtaaagtctcacatcccaggaatgggtggaccaaagaccaagtctccagaattttttttattttttaatgaatttttttgttctcaaattcctacttttcaagcatgttttcagGACCTTCCTAAGCTTTTACTTTCTATTTTGTtgcataaaccacagttgaaaataaaattaaacttctCTAATTTATGATGTGTTgccatattttgatctattttttatggcaaatactttttattgggtatatgaTATCAGGtaaaattacccagcaaaagtgatgttgtaactttttataacgaaagtgttctagggttaagctACCTTCACACCAGCGCTGTGGCGTACGTTCTTGAATATACTAAAGGCAGCTTCAAGAACACCGTTTAGcccgtggtgttcacactgcaaaggcagggaggggcttcttcttcttctatttttagTGCATGTTTGCCACctatagttggaagaggcttaatATGAattgtcaaagtggtgcaactcttgttgctccaggctttttctttcatagttctAGTCATATATTTGATAGACTTGTCACATAATTTCGTCCGGGCACAAACTGGCATTATTGAGTTATTGAGTCCCAATGAAGTCCCAATCCAAGtccgtgattggtcaaaattcaacttttaaacaCGTATTCAATGCGTCTTGTACGTAAAGGTTGAAAACTGTCGTAAAAACTTCCATTGCGAgttttgaacgcggaagccCACAATGCAGATACATGGGCTTTTCACTAGAATGccgtgtgaacgtagcttcactGCGAAACACACCATCGCTGAGCTCCAGCTCTGTTCCCAACAAATCAAATCCCTCTCAAGGAAATTTGACTGAGACTTTCTGCGACCTTTGAGTGGGGTGAACAGGGCAGGAGCCTGGCTGGGAGCCAGCGCGGCGCCTGAATGCGAAGGCTCGATCGATCTGCCAGTTACCTTTCACCGATTAGCATAATGTTAACATGGGCTCTTACGTGGTCCGAGATGGGATTCAACGTTTGATGGATGCTTCATTCATTAGAGGGGGCAGCGGGAGCACTGAGAAGGAAAAGGGCAGCTGTGTACTTTAAGCATGAGTGACACAATGAGTATCAATTAGGCCTATTGATCAAGCCCTTATTGAGCGAAATGGGACATAAGAAGTGCTGCTCAGGCTGATGATGGGGTATCAAAGCTggactgtgaaagaaaaatatttcaaaaaatgacagttaTGATGCAAATGTAAATGAGGATGGGTTGATGTTGTACACTTCTCTGGAAGCACTCATACttcagtgcttttttttttttttatttccagttcGGCTTTGACTTCTGCCGTTGTTGATTATCTGGATCAAGATGaggaatgttaaaaacaaatgtgggtTAAATGTTATGTACAAATATGGTTAGGCAGCTCTGTGaattaattgcttaaaaataaaaaataaattattataaaatagatttctgtacattttacatatatatatataccaatACCGCCACATCTCGCCTTCGaattacagagaaataaaaatctacaacttaaacaaaaaaaatgggtttCGAGACTTCTACGTCAATCCCAACCAAAATGATGTCCCGTCATCTGATAGAACTTCATATTGAAGGGTCTGTAGAAGTCCCGCAGCCTCTGCACCACCTCCGGATCAATGTTGGGATGGGTCCGTCCTTTGGTCTTCCCCAGGCAGTGCGGCTTGCTGCTGCCTTCTGCTTTCTTGAGGCACGGGAAACCCTTGGTCTGGTTGAAGTAGAAGTGTTTGTCTGTGATGATCCTCTTGAGGCCTAAGAAGTCCTGAACGCGGCCCAGTTCTCCAGCCGGGTCGCTGATCAAACGCTCGCCGCTGACGAAAAGGATCTGGTCCATGGGGAAGTACTGCAGCCAGTTGTCCAGGTGTTTGGCGTAGATCCCGATCTGGATGGCGCTCCAGGAGGTGTCAATGAGCCCTGTAGTCCTGTTTTTGAAGGTGAGGCTCTCGAAAGAGGGAATGTCAGGCTTCTTGGACAGCGTCTGTGTGTAGTCAGAGATGGCTCTCGTGACGGGGTCCCGTACCACCACGATTAACTTGGTGTCCCTGGACATGGCTGATATCCGCGCTGGAGCCTCTCTGGTCACAAAGTAGCTGGGGGTTTTCTCCATGgtgatctggccctccagggtCTTCGGCATCAGCTccctaaacagaaaaaaaagaaaggaaaggaaaggTTAGGAGAAGGGTAAGATGGAGAAAGGTCTCGGATAATGTAATCAAGCTGATGGAGTGTACTGCGTTCTGCAATCAATGACTCACTGAGCCTGTTTAGCCTTATTACAGAGCTTGAAAACCTATTAGTGCAGGCAGCTCTCCAACGTCAACAATCTCACTCAGTCAGGAGATatctcactttaaaaaaagaaaaggactcCTTAGAAAACCTTCATTTACTCCATCGTTATAGGGGCATTTAGAAACATTATCCAGGTTCTGTTTAACCACGTCAGGAATTAAAACCACGTTTTTTCCTGAAGCCATTCTGTTCATATGTTCCTCTTTAAGTATAAATTTCATTAATGTGACTTTCTAAAATCATTTTCCAAGCCATTATTTCTCAAACCACAGATTTATCTCCATCCaagctttatttttgctttgattcttaaaaaagaaagtcaaaggCTCAGCCTATTTAGAGtgacgaatggatggatggataaaaagaTGGAGAGCATTTGTATTGGTGTTTGAAGCAAAGCTCAAAGGaccttttggtttgttttaagaTAATAAGAGGCTCAATACAAGACTGACATGATGTCCACCATTACCGGCCATTCAAAATAAGGAGATGGGGGGACAAACAAGCTCAACAGTTGATTGATCCGTAAACAAGGGGAAAAAATCGAGAATTCTGTTTGTGGAATATAATCCCTTGGTGGTTATTCAGTGCCGTGGTCTCCAATATGTGTGCTGCCGCAGACTGGTACCGGTTCATGGGACagttggtaccaggccacaaaaaaaaacacacagcctacatatttttcctttttatttataatcacaTAAAACGGCCCAAGTCTCATGAATCTTATTTCcagaatttttctttcacagctctattatAATGTATGAAAGATAATTTGGTGTCATGTGATTCCGGCAACcgcatttattaatttctcctgcCCCTCctcaatttttaaacagttggctCTTCCATGAATTGAAGGGGACGCCATCTATGCGTCACTACCAAACTGATCAAAGTTTAACCTGGTTTAAGTTTCAACGTGTGTTTAATGGCTGAACATTTAGTATGTATAGAACTcaaaacagttgtagaaacagtaaaaactgttgtagaaacttgcgtgGCTACTTGCGAGAGTTTTGTACGTGGAACAacaaaatgcatatttatgcacgtttacatagacttttcaatgAAAGACGCCACTTGAAGACGGTTGTCCCCACACTACATATCAAATAGTGTGCttcttgtagaaaaaaaatgtattgccaaaaaaataacaagattaaagtactaataaGTGATCATGGTATTAGCGGGATAATGCCTTTCTAGGTGTCCATTATCGGATATGGACAACACGGAGTCTTGAACTGTCAGATTTGTACAGGCCGATTCGTGAAAATATTGCCAGAAAGAAGTTGGGGACCAACTCCCTTTTATATTCAAATGTGCTTCAAACTGGAGTTTGTGGGGATACCCCAACCAACAACCAACACCAGACcagcaaaaatagaaattaaaggACTGAAAGTTGATCAGGTTTGTTGCAGCTTTTTTATACAAAGATCCTCTTTTTAATCGACTAGAAAGATTTAGATCACACACAGATATGCAGACATAAAGAAGAAGCACTTGAAAGAGGCTGGTTTCATGAAAGTGAATGCGCTTTGCTCTCTCAGTGTTAGGTTTCACAACTGGTGGCAAACCGCAGAGTCAAGATTATAGAGGAGACGATAAGAGCTGTTTGACTGACATTGGGGGATATATCATCTTTCTCTGTCTGGGCTCTGGACCAGGAAGAAAACCAGCCTGAGTGATCTACATgggatcaaatgtttttttcaaattcccAGCGGACAGACAGGGGGTCACATTTTGAACTGGCCAACAGGTTAtgtgaaaagcagcttttttttaacgCATTTAGCCTCGTGTGACAGCCAGACCAGACGTCAGACTGACTTTACCCTTCCGGCTGCCTGACACAAAGTCAGTGTAATGTGAGAAGGAAGCAGGTAATTGTCAGCAGAATTTGTTGCCTACTGCACgctctgctctgacagctcacCTGTTGCATGTCAAGACAAAccgttttttaaactttgttcacCACATAGCTATCAGATATTTGCGGCCATTGCTTTATGGTCAGCCAAAAAGGCAGGCCTGATGTTAATAGTGTAAGAAAAAGGAAGTAAATTATGATTCATACATACATAAACAAAGAAAGCTAAGCGATGCCAATGATCTATCAGAGTAAACCCGCACACTCTGACTGAAGCCTGCCTTTGTTGCTTTGAAGGCTAAAGCAAACTTGTGGTTTGACAAACACCTTAAGTCAAATCTGTTATAGTCTTAACCCTTCAACAACAGAACTTTAGCTCTAGTCTTGACATTATTAGGAGTACCATAATGTTGATATGTAACACTTTGCAGTACGGAAGTGTTTATGCAATCAACAAAAATCTGCAGATTCTTAAATAAGCAGCTTTGCACCGTCTACGTTAGTAATGCGtcgcatatcagtgcaaagctggTAAGAAAAGCCTCTTTTATTCTGTGTTAGAATCAGCTGATACATGTTGATCACGTAATTGGTTGAAGATTTAGGGCATAccaaagagtgtgtgtgtgatttaaAGGGGTGTCACAGTTATTTGACTTAATTGGTGAATCAGTTTATACTCCTATGacccaaccagatcaatctgtttgAGATAGTTTATTAATCAAATCGACCTATACcatcataaaataatttcaaaatgaaataaattggtTATATCAATTAGTGATGTCCatatccgatcacgtgattgaTGACTCGATTGATattggatatttcatttattcttattatgatcagtgctttatatttcaagcttattattccggataaatactcctgTAGATTTCTGCACGTCATGACACAGGTAGAATGTGTGGTGTGAGgtagaatgtttaaaaaaaaaatcagaggtggGACCGAGTCATTGCTTTCCAAGTCACAAGTAAGTCTCAAGTcttcaagtcccaagtcaacaGCAAGCAAGTTCAAGTCAAGTCCCGAGTCTCTTTCAGAGAGTTTTACTATCTCGTTCATTCAAGTccagctagcggttagccgaTAAGCTAGCAGAAATGACAGGTCTATGCAGCTTTAAGAGTCGGATGAAGTTGGTCGTTGTTGAGTCTTTTAGTAATCCTTTTATCCCCATGTTTAGATAAATGCAAACCGTTTATTTGTTGACAAACTCATAACTTTTATACCAGAATGTAATAACATCGCCAAACAGAAACTTAAACCTCAATTGACAGAGAAAGGTTTTTCtacaatttgattggttggactgtcGGCTCAAACCAACATGGACCTAATTTGGTTGGATGTTGTGCTGACATCACACAcggatgaaaacaaacaaagatggagAGACCGTGGCACAGGCTTTTTCaatgtactttttaatatttggatTTTGGGGAAAATAGGAAGTCTGGAGTAAAGTCACAAGTCACTGCTTTGAAAGTCCAAGTCAGGAGTCACTGCTTTAAAAGTACAAATCACTAGTCACTGTTTTGAAAGTCCTATTCAAGTCACGAGTCACTGTTTTGAAAGTCCAATTCAAATCACAAGTCACTGCTTTGAAAGTCCAAGTCATGAGTCACTGCTTTGGAAATCTATATCAAGAGTCACTGCTTTggaagtccaagtcgagtctaaagttgCCAAATTCATGACTTGAGTCTGACTCGAGttcaagtcatgtgactcgagtccatgtattattttgatgtggaaaaacaagagTGGTATGAacgttttgaaacaaaaatatgaatggatttatttatttgtttgtttgtagacatattttatttacatttgattatcttgaagaaatctggaaaacttcagtgttcagtaccaggtatttatgtCTGAGTGGAATTGGTTAAagtttggctaaagatgtcctggatcagttttaggtcagtgaatcggatcgtttaaaatgaatcaatgtTGAATATTAATCGTTTCGCCAACCACaaaatatgatatgaatcaaatcattgttGGAATGC includes:
- the LOC112154036 gene encoding heparan sulfate glucosamine 3-O-sulfotransferase 3B1, with the protein product MEYSLLCHSLYAFWSSPVKKKLVVLGIMFLVWVYMLYSCVGYCSTMPSVAAGKETGSAVSRRTESGGGGADLVSRLLAKPQPWEDVESDYEEPSVRTAASRDLLNNEAERLEDWEEEMRAGEQRAPDPSAMSSFSNGSGSKKLPQAIIIGVKKGGTRALLEFLRVHPDIRAVGAEPHFFDRNYENGLEWYRELMPKTLEGQITMEKTPSYFVTREAPARISAMSRDTKLIVVVRDPVTRAISDYTQTLSKKPDIPSFESLTFKNRTTGLIDTSWSAIQIGIYAKHLDNWLQYFPMDQILFVSGERLISDPAGELGRVQDFLGLKRIITDKHFYFNQTKGFPCLKKAEGSSKPHCLGKTKGRTHPNIDPEVVQRLRDFYRPFNMKFYQMTGHHFGWD